The Trichoderma breve strain T069 chromosome 2, whole genome shotgun sequence DNA segment GAAGATCATTGATCTAAACCTTATCCGGGGGGTTATAATCAATGAGGTAGCTGGCAAACTGATTTTCGATCTAGCATAGTACTGAAACAGCGAGAGAGGAAGGAATAGGACTCGCTATTGTGCTAGTATGCATTTTAAACGAGGTTCTGTATCAGCACTAGCGATTAAGCTGACTTAGTACTGCCGTATACAACTTCCGCTTCTAGATCTTCCTTATAATTGAACTGCGAATTACAACAGTGCTTATATCCGGAATAAGAAGTTACTAGGGGAGGGTGCTGAATATTAAGCGCTCGCTTGTAACTTGCATGTTTAGGTTGAGAGCAGCTATCTCAGGACAATATATGAAGGGTATACCCATGGATGGGGCTAGCTGGTCTTTTAGTATAATTCATTTCTGTTTAGAAAATGACATTTTACATACTGCCTAAGATACCGGATAATATCCAGATCATTGCTAAAATTGAACGAAGTACGCACACTTGGGGAGTAATGAACTGCCTGCATTTCATCAATTCCGATCTTCAACGTGTCGAACCGTCTGCCGACTCTCGTGCATGAGGTACATGGAACGCATACAAGCCCTTAGTAAATTGCCGTAGCCAATAACTTGCTCGTcttattttcttcccacAGCACCACCTAATGTCTAGCGCCGCGCATAAAGAAAACATTAAGACTAGGAAATAATCAGTGGTCGACTGTGTGGCAAATATGACTTGATATATAGAGGTTATATTTCTTATCAAGAGGGTCAGTAAAGCTGCAATAGCTAGGTCGGAGGAAGGCTACGCCCCAGCCTTTGGTGACCTGATATATAAAATTGTATTTTTATCATCAAGCTGAGTCAAATCGTTCTCATGTTGAATGTTGAAATCTTACATATGTGATAAGTCTAATGATAAGTCAAAGTAATGCATAGGAGTTGTGTAAGAAGCTATACAatgtattatataaataatattagcCTACACGATTTTCGCTCGCGATAGATATATGACGTATATCAGCACCTTATCTTGcataatatattatttatatcAAGACATCTTCTAAGTCATACTAATTGCCTTTACGATTGTAGTTGTACTGATTGGGCCGTCCACCACATCATTATCTCCCCATTTCTTCAGTGCCTGAACATACTCCTCGCCAGTCTGCTCAAGTGCAGTTCCAAATGCAGATGGTATATCTTTTGGTATTCCTCCTATTCGTTAGAATGGGTTGTTACTTTATGTTCTTTGATGGTGTATATTTCATTGACGATAACATTGACTATGGCTGATAGCTCGTCACATATTGCAGCCAAGACTTTACCTGCCTTGGAGAATAatttgatgagctcaatAGAGTTCGGATTGGTGGCTGGTCAAATATAGGCATATGTTCTCTGGGATGAAAGAAAGCTTTAAACTTGGAGGCGCGACGAAGAAATTCATGAGCCGAAAGCGTGGTTCTCCCACAGATGTTTCTAGACCTTCAATAAACTTTCACCTGCTCCATCCGTCTTCCACGCTTCGATCAAGCTGTGGTAAAGCCGGGCGTGGCCACCCTAGAGAGATGCCTTCTTGGTTGATCAACCTGCGTGTATTGGGGTTCGTGTTTCAACCTATCTCCAACCGATGCCCCAATACATCCCTTCTTTAAGGCCAACATCTGCGCATATCTGTCATCGAAGCAAGTGGATTCATGGTTTCAGACAGTTGTCGATCTCTATAAATATAAGGTAGTTCTTCATTACATGCTTTACGTCTTTACTTTGGTGTAGAAAACCATTCGGGTTACCGGCACTGTTGGGTCAAAAGAtatagctgctgctgtaatCAAGTGCTTCTTGCGGAACGACGTTTGCATTTGGCATTATTACCGACTTCACCTTAGTGAAGGCGTTTAATTTTGCTTCTAAAAATGTACAGATACACTGGCTCACGTGGTTCAGGCGACACCCCTCCTGGTTTTGCTTTTACAGACGTTTACCAAGATATGATCGCGTCTACGATAAAAGAGTATATGGTATACGTACTCGTGAAAGCCCACAGTATACTGACAATATAAATTTACCATAACAGCTATGTCAAGCAGTATGTGTGGCTATGGTGGCCGAAATCTCTAGATTTGTAGGTCGTTTGGTCCTTGAATAAAGCGTTGGAAAGATCCAAGTAGAAGCTGCCTCACCAAGCTTCATTAAGGCTGGCCATCTTCGTTCGATTTAACTGTTACAAATCCCGATGTCATCCTCGGGTCTATGATGCATCCATTCAGTGGTTTTCAGTCGATGAACGAATCAAattgcatcagcatctcaaATTTCCTTACTGGAACTTATACAAAGACGGACGACGTTCGATGTTCATTCAATCACGTTGTATGTGTTTTCTACTTAATTGCATGTGCACCCTAACTTCCTGGTAGTAGGTTGATATCCCTGACGTAGCTACCGGTCATATTGAGCTCTGATGAGTTCTGCGGCAGGGTCAGGCGTATTACGCTTGTTTCTGAATTGTCTCTGGCACAGTTGGTTGAAATATTAGCGGAAAAAACGTTCCGACTACTATAAAAGTCATCGTTCATGGTATAAGGGATCGTTTCAAGAATGTCAAATAAATTATGCCGAAAGCTAAATAAGCTTTGAGATCAGGATGGGAAGGCAACTTCAGAAGTTGTTAAACAAGTCACAAGTATGGGAAGCTGTAGTGTCAGACCGAGGGACCTTGATTTGACTAGCTCCTACATAACTGTTCTTTATGTACTTGTGGTTCCATTGATCTGCCTTTTCCTTCCATCACTTTGCTCTGTTTTTCCAAGATACCGGAAACAGAGTCACCTAGCCTTGTATTCCCCCACTTTAGTCCCTGGTGGTGAGCATAAAGCTAGCGCCTTCATTACCAACGCATTGGCGAGTGTTGGACAACGAGTCGGTGCTGGATGGGCCGGTGCAGTCGTTGTTACGGAAGGCTCGGATGCCCAGGTTGCGGCCAAAGAAACTCTGAGCAATGTTGTGCTGGACGAAAGAGTTGAATGGTTGACGAGCAGGGTGGCATTCTCCAATATTTCCAATTGTGAAGGATTGGAAGGGAGTATCGTCGCAACCGTTGGCGTGGAGATCAATGGTTAAAGTGTCGGCAGTGGCAAGGCCAACAGCGAGGGTAAGAATAGCCAGAATAGACTTCATGTTGAGAAAGTTGATAATGAGATAATGTGTAAGGCAGTGAATGATGTTTGACTTGATTGCGATTGTTGTTATTCAAGAGTTCAATTTACAATGGGAAGATAGTCTTTATATACAACTAACTCTCGCACTGAGCCAGAGAAGTTCTTTGCTATGAAGACATAACTGGTGGAATCCCACCCTCCATCGGCTCCTCGCGGAACGATTAGGCCACGCAGACTTCGAAGAAATTACTACAAGAGGTTTGGGTATGGCACCTGCGCCCGCTGCAAGTGCGGCATGTTGAGAACACAAGGATGCTTTGCCGAATCCCGTATGATCCGTCTTTTTCTCTATGAAATACTAGCTAAGAGTATACGAACGATAGTGGACACCCAAACTACGTATCAGACCATCAGGAGCACAACGAGTCTCAGAAAATACACGTAGTGGAGGACACAACCTTTTACAATACAACTCTCTCCCTAACTCCCCAACTCCCTTAATCAACATATAAGCGGCGTAAATAAAGTCCGCTCTTTTTCATTAACTAGTATACAGCAAAAGCCGAACCTACTACCAGCAGCTCTTACTATACCCAGATGTAGGTAATAATCTAGATTATGTAATAGTGGTTAATAATACAATAAGCAAACAAATCACTGGTGGAAATTTTATCCAAAATACAAGCATGGCTCAGCTTACTGTAAGCTGATTGCTGTTGCATTAAGGCGGAGCAAATGAGATCTTCAACACGATTTTATTACTACTTACAGTAATTTTTACTCAAGATGCAAGCATGTTTTAGCCTATTGTCAGCTCTTTTACGCTCGTTCTCGTTCATAGTTCGTTTATACATcatattataattaattgCCATTAAGATATCATGACGAATGATAGCAAACCTACTTGGTATTTGACTAAAAGAGGCCATAATATTCGATGTCAGACTTATACTAGAGAATCTACTCTGAAGATATAGGTATCTCTTACAATTAAGAACAAAACTATTAATGTCCAACTAAACAAGGCCTCGCATTCCCTGCGAATACACGGCCTGTATCACTTCCCTAGTTATGAACATTGGTAGAACTAGAGCAAGATCAACAACAGGCGACTTGAACTGAGGCTGTCTGGTTCCGCTTCTCGCATTCACCAAGGAGTAGGGAATAACTCATCTATGCCAGGTGCCTGCATGGTGGCCCGCAGGGAATTAGACTCTAACTTTTACTGCTAGTATAGGCTTTAATTTATGTATAACTCCGGAGCTACAATACTTCCCATCTATTTTTCCGCAACTGGTTTATACAATACCGTAATAGGTACAGGGGTCTTGCATAGGTTGATAAGTAATCAAAATTTGGGGTAGGGGAAATAAGCGATGGGGATAAGATTATAGTGCTACTATGTGAGTATTTAATATTCTAAATGCGGAAAGGGGTTATTAATCTCTCCGatcccccctctccccctATTCCCCCTTTTCCTACGCCCTTCCTTTCCCCCAAAGTTATTATAGACTTGGCATAGTACTCGCAAAACTAACTGCAACTGTGAGAGACGTTTAGAACCTCGGGGTTGAACAAATATAGCGCGAATACTAATATATTATCAAGCTGTAGTGACCCAGACGTATAATTAGTATCTTACATTACCTTAGCACTCAAAGTATTTGAGTAAAGGGAGAGAGGTAAATTCATGTTATTAAAATACGCATACCCGAGAACGGAAGAAAACGAGATACATAACTATTACCACTGCGAGATAGGAATTGGGTTTGGCACATGCACAATTCGAAGTAGATTAGCTTTATTTTACGAAGTTCATTTTCATAGATTCCATCATTGTGATATCGGTAGGGATTTGGGAGGGACATTTGTGCCGGTTGCAGTCAACATGCACTATGATGACTCTCACCCCCACTTACAACATTGACATGAAGCAACTACCATCAATCAATAGTCGTATGTAGGTTTGAGTTGGCTTTCCATGGCCTCCCTCAATCTTCTACCTGCGCTGAAGAATTATACAAGATATACGATGTCATAGAGTATGACATGCGCTCGATCATTGTTAAAAATATAGGTATTTTTGATATGCAATTTGTATCAGGGAGCCTCATACTTACTTAACCCCAAAGTTGTCATGGAGCAATtttgaagatggtgaggcATGCAGTTTGTATTAGCGGTCTGCTTCTGTATGCGCCTTCTGCCAACGTTCGTTCCTAGGCTACAACGATAAGTACTTGGCTCCTAGGGAATATAGTGAGATCATCTGCTACATATACCTACAATCTGGACATAGGAGCCGATGATAACAAGGATATCCACAGTAGATGACTACAAGTGTACCGCAGTATCTGAGTTTCGAAATTGATGAGCAACTGATTGATGCACTCAGTTGATTTGGCTGCGCCAAATCATAATACTCGGATACACTAGAATTACCCTAGTGGGAGGTGACCAATCACCAGTGACGCAGAGGTATATTGCTATCTAGATACTGTCATTAGATACATTGGTTTCCCgtggggggttttttttaAGCCAAGAGCAGGACGGAATTATTCTTAATGAGAACGACATGCTGCATTGCCTCCCTATTACTAGTGGCTGCGCGCCCCAAATTACACGTCATCACATTGCGAGCCCAAACCATCAGACACGACTGCCAGTGCTATGGATGAGTGCTTCATATTGGATGAAATCGACGGCTTTTGGCCTGACTACACTTACTCCGTCAAGGGGCCAACGCTCAGATAGGGCACGAACGGATTTTGAGAGCTCGTCTTCCCCTCCCCATAATACTAACTCTATATACTACTACCACACCAGAACAGCTCTGTAACGGATCTTACCACTAGTAAGCTTTTCTATCCCAGCCGCAATGCCCTCATTGCTGAACGGAAATTTCTCAATAACAGGGTGTATATTGTTGCGCGCAGCAAACTCTAACATCTCCTGATGAGCCCTGCGAGAGGACACCAAATTCGTCACAATATTATAGCCGTTAAAAAATGTCGGCATAAAGCTAAATAGAACTTCATTAGTTAAGCTCAATCCATGCGGTTTGGATATCGGGAATCCACCAAATCTTACGGAATTTCAAGTAGAGGCCCAGTGAAGCCAATTGCAACAACAGATGCACCTCGAGCGAGGATTTCCTTTTCCATAAAGCTGGAGTACACTTCAGTAACTATGAAAGAAGTTTTAATATGAGAAGTCAAAAAATGTTTACCTATTCCAGTCCGGAGTCTTGCTGCCAGTCAGAAGAAGTAGATCGATAGgttgctggagctgctcctTCTCTTGGCCGAGGACAACAAAGTGGTGAGCTCCAAACTGCctggcctcttcttctttggaaGCAGTAGTGCTAAAGACAGTAACATGTGCTCCAAGCTTGTTGGCAAACTGAATTGCCAAGTGGCCCAAGCCGCCGATGCCCAGGATGCCGATGCGCATACCATGTTTGTAGTATTTGATCAAGGCACTGTAGACGGTAGAACCAGCGCACTGAAGAGGGGCCGCCTCTTCGGATGGTATTTCCTCTGGGATAGGATAGACATAGCCCTCTTGGGCAATGAAATGGTGGCCCAGGGTGCCGTTGTTGAAGTCACCCTCGCCGAAAATGTTACGGCTGTAGCAAAGAATATCCTGGCCTGAGATGCAGTAACTGCAATTGCCGCAGCTCTAGTTAAAACCTGTTAATTTCTATTTCCTTGAAGATTGTCTACTTCAGAGAAATCTCAGAGAGGAGGAAAGTTCAACATACGCTACGCAAATAACCCCCTCCCACTCGTTCGCCAACGTTGAGTTTAGTAACCTCACTTCCAACGTCCTCGACAATACCGACACCTTCGTGGCCAAGAACACAGCCGTATTGAAGATAGGCAAGATCACTAGCACAGAGTCCGCTATGCGTGATTTTTATTAGAACTTCTTTTGGCTGAAGGTCCCTAGGAGGGTTGGAAGATAGGAGGACTtttccatcaacaccacGCATCGACTGATTAATGGCCATGACTGGTTCAAACAATTTTAGAGGGGAGGCAGGATGAAAGTGAATGCTTCAAGTTCTTGGAGCTCCTTCTCGATGGCAGTGATAATACCAGTAGGATAACCGTTCAATGGTATTTTCGGCAGAGTCTTGTTCAAAAGCAGCGGGCAGCTAGAGAAATTGTTCTGATGAGATACTGGTAACTGAGGTTCGGTAGCGAGTGCTTGTTTATATACTTCATAGTTTTTGTTTAATGTTATCACTTTTTAGGGCCCTTTCTTGCCTCACGGAAACAAAATGCCATGGGCCGTGTTAAAGGCTAAAATGGTAACCCTCACGGACGAAGTCAAAGTGGATGTCATGCAGAATACCACACAGTGTCGGCGGGGTTTGGCTGCAATAGTGAGATACTCTACGTCAAAGTTTTATTCGGAAGCGACACGATGGCTTCTGATTCTCTTTGTAGCCGCCAATTCAGGCCGTGTCAAACGCACTATACCTAGCATCATGGGCGTCTTCATTGTAGCTTGTTGGAAAAGCAGCGTTAGACTCCTTACTTCTCGGGCGAGAAGCACCTGGGCATTTTAGGCTTGGCTTGCATTACCACTATTACCGGCTAGTGTTGTCATTTGCCTGAAGATCCGAGGCAATTCCATATTAGTCGCAAGTATGGTAGTTAGACCACGAGTCATAATGCCTTAGCCAAAGCGGATTGTATAGAGTAAGAGCTTATCGTTAGCTTTGCCCTTAACTTAAGCATCGACCGATCCCCTGCCAGCGTCGTTAAAGCTAATTTTCATTGGCGGCTCCGCAGTGGCCAACCTTGGGCGACGGCAGAGAACCTTGGGCGACGGCAGAGAACCTTGGCACATGCTTGAAGTTCCGGAGCTCTCCTACGACGAATGAAATCTCGATTATAAGAGAGGAATAGTAATCAACGAGAGGTACTATTAAATCTCCATGAGGCCCGCTCGCTCGATCTTCCAAGCCCACAGCTGCGTCGGCCGATGCAGCTTCGCCATTTTATTGATTCATAAGATTTGTTTCCCATGTCGGCACCAGTTCCGCTGACTCTCAAGGCGCAAC contains these protein-coding regions:
- a CDS encoding alcohol dehydrogenase groES-like domain-containing protein — protein: MAINQSMRGVDGKVLLSSNPPRDLQPKEVLIKITHSGLCASDLAYLQYGCVLGHEGVGIVEDVGSEVTKLNVGERVGGGYLRSSCGNCSYCISGQDILCYSRNIFGEGDFNNGTLGHHFIAQEGYVYPIPEEIPSEEAAPLQCAGSTVYSALIKYYKHGMRIGILGIGGLGHLAIQFANKLGAHVTVFSTTASKEEEARQFGAHHFVVLGQEKEQLQQPIDLLLLTGSKTPDWNSFMEKEILARGASVVAIGFTGPLLEIPFMPTFFNGYNIVTNLVSSRRAHQEMLEFAARNNIHPVIEKFPFSNEGIAAGIEKLTSGKIRYRAVLVW